From the Micromonospora sediminicola genome, one window contains:
- a CDS encoding S8 family serine peptidase — MRPAAGPAALADDLAAVGRVDGVRLTVRRTLATGDLLVRADHALPARGAAALLERLRARADVAWAGRETRLRADTDPVPPVAWDLHDPVGGVYADAAWATGADGAGVTVAVLDTGVTRHHDLAGRLRAGYDFVSAPDDARDGDGRDPDATDQGDWAEPGDCGPEFRPSSWHGTHVAGTVAARDEGGVAGLAPGARVQPVRVLGRCGGTTADLVDAIVWAAGGRVPGVPDNPTPARVLNLSLGAPGPCDPATQAAIDDAVARGATVVVSAGNAGADAAQQTPASCAGVLTVAASTVDGERAGYSNRGTAVELAAPGGDREHGVRSTVDTGRTVPEGDGWAAYAGTSMAAPHVSAAVALLLDRRPDLRPAETSALLTATARPSARPDECRCGAGVLDVDLALRAATGRPGTTTRLLVRAGVRPGEPTVENAGVRLAGTLSRLGTGLPDWDPSGVPLRPVDRTGPYRTVLTVPAGTELAYKYTLGDWAHVEQTWTDSDAGCVDVADRTVTAGAPGTVQVVADLTTGFRGVPPCDR; from the coding sequence GTGCGACCGGCCGCCGGGCCGGCCGCGCTCGCCGACGATCTCGCCGCGGTGGGGCGGGTCGACGGCGTCCGGCTGACCGTCCGGCGCACGCTCGCCACCGGTGACCTGTTGGTGCGCGCCGACCACGCCCTGCCCGCCCGCGGCGCGGCGGCGCTGCTCGAGCGGCTGCGCGCCCGCGCCGACGTGGCCTGGGCCGGCCGGGAGACCCGACTGCGCGCCGACACCGACCCGGTCCCGCCCGTCGCGTGGGACCTGCACGACCCGGTCGGCGGCGTGTACGCGGACGCGGCCTGGGCCACCGGCGCGGACGGCGCCGGCGTGACGGTCGCGGTGCTCGACACCGGTGTCACCCGGCACCACGACCTGGCCGGGCGGCTGCGCGCCGGCTACGACTTCGTCAGCGCGCCGGACGACGCCCGCGACGGCGACGGACGCGACCCGGACGCCACCGACCAGGGCGACTGGGCCGAGCCGGGCGACTGCGGCCCGGAGTTCCGCCCGAGCAGTTGGCACGGCACCCACGTCGCGGGCACCGTCGCGGCGCGCGACGAGGGTGGGGTGGCCGGGCTCGCACCCGGCGCGCGGGTCCAGCCGGTGCGCGTCCTGGGCCGGTGCGGTGGTACCACCGCCGACCTGGTCGACGCGATCGTCTGGGCCGCCGGCGGACGCGTGCCGGGGGTGCCGGACAACCCCACCCCGGCCCGGGTGCTCAACCTCAGCCTCGGTGCGCCCGGCCCGTGCGACCCGGCCACGCAGGCCGCGATCGACGACGCCGTGGCGCGGGGCGCGACAGTGGTGGTGTCCGCCGGCAACGCCGGCGCCGACGCCGCCCAGCAGACGCCGGCGAGCTGCGCCGGGGTGCTCACGGTCGCGGCCAGCACCGTCGACGGTGAACGGGCCGGCTACTCCAACCGGGGTACGGCGGTCGAGCTGGCCGCCCCCGGCGGCGACCGGGAGCACGGCGTACGGTCCACCGTCGACACCGGCCGCACCGTGCCCGAGGGCGACGGCTGGGCGGCGTACGCCGGCACGAGCATGGCCGCGCCGCACGTCAGCGCCGCCGTGGCGCTGCTGCTGGACCGCCGCCCCGACCTGCGTCCCGCCGAGACGTCGGCGCTGCTCACCGCGACCGCCCGGCCCAGCGCCCGACCCGACGAGTGCCGCTGCGGCGCCGGGGTGCTCGACGTCGACCTGGCGCTGCGCGCCGCCACCGGCCGGCCCGGCACGACCACCCGCCTGCTGGTGCGGGCCGGGGTGCGCCCCGGCGAGCCGACGGTCGAGAACGCCGGGGTACGCCTGGCCGGCACGCTGAGCCGGCTCGGCACCGGCCTGCCGGACTGGGATCCGTCCGGCGTGCCGCTGCGCCCGGTCGACCGGACCGGCCCGTACCGCACGGTGCTCACCGTGCCGGCCGGGACCGAGCTGGCCTACAAGTACACGCTCGGCGACTGGGCGCACGTGGAGCAGACCTGGACCGACAGCGACGCCGGCTGCGTCGACGTCGCCGACCGGACGGTCACCGCCGGCGCGCCCGGCACCGTCCAGGTCGTCGCCGACCTCACCACCGGGTTCCGGGGCGTCCCGCCCTGCGACCGCTGA
- a CDS encoding VOC family protein translates to MARDVQITFDCADPAKLAAFWAEALGYRVQGPPEGFDSWEQALTAMGVPPERHNDASAVVDLEGAGPRLFFQRVPEPKRAKNRVHLDVRAAPGLTGEARMAALEAAADRLVALGATRGDRHEPAPPLAAGHIVMTDPEGNEFCLD, encoded by the coding sequence ATGGCCCGCGACGTGCAAATCACCTTCGACTGCGCCGACCCGGCGAAGCTGGCGGCGTTCTGGGCCGAGGCCCTCGGCTACCGGGTCCAGGGCCCGCCCGAGGGCTTCGACTCGTGGGAGCAGGCGCTGACCGCGATGGGTGTGCCGCCGGAGCGGCACAACGACGCGTCGGCGGTGGTCGACCTCGAGGGCGCCGGTCCGCGGCTGTTCTTCCAGCGGGTGCCGGAGCCGAAGCGGGCCAAGAACCGGGTGCACCTGGACGTGCGGGCCGCGCCGGGGCTCACCGGCGAGGCCCGGATGGCGGCGCTGGAGGCGGCGGCCGACCGGCTGGTCGCGCTCGGCGCGACCCGGGGGGACCGGCACGAGCCCGCTCCCCCGCTGGCCGCCGGCCACATCGTGATGACCGACCCGGAGGGCAACGAGTTCTGCCTCGACTGA
- a CDS encoding FadR/GntR family transcriptional regulator, translating to MAFAPAPRASVSDHVFGQLRDAIVSGRYRPDETLPGERELAAAFAVNRHAVREALRRLQQLGLVRVSQGGATRVLDWRVHAGLDLALSLARSGDVLPVATLVRDMLEMRACVGIDAARLCAERGDTAVVAALVRAAEEYGSLAPDLDRMAEANIAIWRLVVRGSGNTAYQLAFNSLVAGTFAVGDVPPDTRTAELLDVAGHRRLAAAIASGQGAAAARHARALLTAPVTTPTTPTTGREARA from the coding sequence ATGGCCTTCGCCCCCGCCCCCCGCGCCTCGGTCTCCGACCACGTCTTCGGCCAGCTCCGCGACGCGATCGTGTCCGGTCGCTACCGCCCGGACGAGACCCTGCCGGGCGAGCGCGAGCTGGCCGCCGCCTTCGCGGTGAACCGGCACGCGGTCCGGGAGGCGTTGCGCCGGCTGCAACAGCTCGGCCTGGTCCGGGTCAGCCAGGGCGGCGCGACCCGGGTGCTGGACTGGCGGGTGCACGCCGGGCTCGACCTGGCGCTGTCGCTGGCCCGCTCCGGTGACGTGCTTCCGGTCGCGACGCTGGTGCGCGACATGCTGGAGATGCGGGCCTGCGTCGGCATCGACGCGGCCCGGCTCTGCGCCGAGCGCGGCGACACGGCGGTCGTCGCCGCCCTGGTCCGGGCCGCCGAGGAGTACGGCTCACTCGCCCCCGACCTGGACCGGATGGCCGAGGCGAACATCGCGATCTGGCGCCTGGTCGTGCGCGGCAGCGGCAACACCGCCTACCAGCTGGCCTTCAACAGCCTGGTCGCCGGCACGTTCGCGGTCGGCGACGTCCCCCCGGACACCCGTACCGCCGAACTGCTCGACGTCGCCGGCCACCGCCGCCTCGCCGCCGCGATCGCGTCCGGTCAGGGTGCGGCGGCCGCCCGGCACGCCCGGGCGCTGCTGACCGCCCCGGTCACCACCCCCACCACCCCCACCACCGGAAGGGAAGCGCGCGCATGA
- a CDS encoding sterol desaturase family protein, with the protein MIPAVLYAVPAFLLLIIIEAVSYRFLPDDEERGYELRDTTTSLSMGLGSQIIGFPWKLLTVGVFAALWTVAPVHLSPGDWWTWVILFFADDLAYYWFHRSHHEVRVLWASHVVHHSSVYYNLSTALRQSWTPMTSLPFWLALALLGIPPWMILLQQSVSLLYQFFLHTERINVLPRPIEWIFNTPSHHRVHHGSNTEYLDRNYGGILIIWDRLFGTFEPERATARYGLTKNIGTYNPLRVATHEFAAIWSDVRRATCWRHRLGYLFGRPGWQPAR; encoded by the coding sequence ATGATCCCCGCCGTGCTGTACGCCGTACCGGCGTTCCTGCTCCTGATCATCATCGAGGCGGTCTCCTACCGCTTCCTGCCCGACGACGAGGAACGCGGCTACGAGCTGCGCGACACCACCACCAGCCTGTCGATGGGGCTGGGCAGCCAGATCATCGGCTTTCCGTGGAAGCTGCTCACGGTCGGTGTCTTCGCGGCCCTGTGGACGGTCGCGCCGGTCCACCTCTCCCCCGGCGACTGGTGGACCTGGGTGATCCTCTTCTTCGCCGACGACCTGGCCTACTACTGGTTCCACCGCTCCCACCACGAGGTGCGCGTGCTCTGGGCGAGCCACGTCGTGCACCACTCCAGCGTCTACTACAACCTCTCCACCGCGCTGCGGCAGAGCTGGACGCCGATGACCTCGCTGCCGTTCTGGCTGGCGCTGGCGCTGCTCGGCATCCCGCCGTGGATGATCCTCCTCCAGCAGTCGGTCAGTCTGCTGTACCAGTTCTTCCTGCACACCGAGCGGATCAACGTACTGCCCCGGCCGATCGAGTGGATCTTCAACACGCCGTCGCACCACCGGGTGCACCACGGCTCGAACACCGAATACCTGGACCGCAACTACGGCGGCATTCTGATCATCTGGGACCGGCTGTTCGGCACCTTCGAGCCGGAGCGGGCCACCGCGCGCTACGGGCTCACGAAGAACATCGGCACCTACAACCCGCTGCGGGTGGCCACCCACGAGTTCGCCGCGATCTGGTCCGACGTGCGCCGGGCCACGTGCTGGCGGCACCGCCTCGGTTACCTGTTCGGCCGACCCGGCTGGCAGCCGGCCCGGTGA
- a CDS encoding PKD domain-containing protein, whose amino-acid sequence MVNRQFARIAVAVPGVVALLAVNAAGASAAADAPANDNLAGALPVGALPFVDGQDLSAATVQEGEPSSCFEAGRTVWYSYTPTADQLVTAGTGPDYLGVAVYTGDSLGTLAEVTCRPTYGGTPVTFPARAGTTYLLRVGADYAEQTTFRLDVAPGPEVDFDVADVEWSVFDEVAFWPRLYDPAGLGIDLGSLVWDFGDGTTSTEQFPRHRFASDGDHRVRLTARTVDGRTASATHTSVVRTHDVAVVKVNTPSTARAGQRVGITVEVRNNRYDEHVEVRLERSNPWGFEQVDAATKPVPATDGGGRTSFSFTYAVTPEDAAMGKVTFRAVAAVRDHRDALPADNQLLSAPVRVR is encoded by the coding sequence GTGGTCAACCGACAGTTCGCCCGGATCGCCGTCGCGGTTCCGGGCGTGGTCGCCCTGCTGGCCGTCAACGCGGCGGGCGCGTCCGCCGCGGCCGACGCGCCGGCCAACGACAACCTGGCCGGCGCGCTGCCGGTCGGCGCGCTGCCGTTCGTCGACGGCCAGGATCTCAGCGCCGCCACCGTGCAGGAGGGCGAGCCGTCGTCCTGCTTCGAGGCCGGCCGGACGGTCTGGTACTCGTACACGCCCACCGCGGATCAACTGGTCACCGCCGGCACCGGGCCGGACTACCTCGGGGTCGCGGTCTACACCGGCGACTCCCTCGGGACCCTCGCCGAGGTCACCTGTCGCCCCACCTACGGCGGCACGCCCGTGACGTTCCCGGCGCGGGCCGGCACGACGTACCTTCTCCGGGTCGGCGCGGACTACGCCGAGCAGACGACGTTCCGGCTGGACGTGGCACCCGGCCCGGAGGTCGACTTCGACGTGGCCGACGTGGAGTGGAGCGTCTTCGACGAGGTCGCGTTCTGGCCCCGGCTGTACGACCCGGCCGGCCTGGGCATCGACCTGGGTTCGCTGGTCTGGGACTTCGGCGACGGCACCACGTCGACCGAGCAGTTCCCCCGGCACCGCTTCGCGTCCGACGGCGACCACCGGGTGCGGCTGACCGCGCGCACTGTCGACGGGCGGACCGCCTCGGCCACCCACACGTCCGTGGTCCGCACCCACGACGTGGCGGTGGTCAAGGTGAACACCCCCTCGACCGCCCGTGCCGGACAGCGCGTCGGCATCACCGTCGAGGTGCGCAACAACCGCTACGACGAGCACGTGGAGGTCCGCCTCGAACGCAGCAACCCGTGGGGATTCGAGCAGGTGGACGCCGCCACCAAGCCGGTTCCGGCGACGGACGGAGGCGGACGGACCTCGTTCTCGTTCACGTACGCCGTGACGCCGGAGGACGCGGCGATGGGCAAGGTGACCTTCCGCGCGGTGGCCGCGGTGCGGGACCACCGCGACGCGCTCCCGGCGGACAACCAGCTGCTCTCGGCCCCGGTCCGGGTGCGCTGA
- a CDS encoding winged helix-turn-helix transcriptional regulator yields the protein MTDFLAQRDSWSTANCSIARALEVVGNRTTLLLLREASFGTRRFDDFARRVGVSEPVAATRLKQLVADGLLDRRPYREPGQRTRDEYVLTAKGRDLLPVLVALRQWGDAYAADEVGPSVLVTHHDCGADVHARLRCDAGHDVPADELAVLPGPGLRAS from the coding sequence ATGACGGACTTCCTCGCGCAGCGCGACTCCTGGTCCACCGCCAACTGCTCGATCGCCCGGGCGCTCGAGGTGGTCGGCAACCGCACCACGCTGCTCCTGCTGCGCGAGGCGTCGTTCGGCACCCGGCGCTTCGACGACTTCGCCCGCCGGGTCGGCGTGAGCGAACCGGTCGCCGCCACCCGCCTCAAGCAGCTCGTCGCCGACGGCCTGCTCGACCGGCGGCCCTACCGGGAGCCCGGGCAGCGCACCCGCGACGAGTACGTGCTCACCGCCAAGGGCCGCGACCTGCTGCCCGTGCTCGTCGCCCTCCGCCAGTGGGGCGACGCGTACGCCGCCGACGAGGTCGGCCCGTCCGTCCTGGTCACCCATCACGACTGCGGGGCGGACGTGCACGCCCGGCTGCGCTGCGACGCCGGGCACGACGTGCCGGCCGACGAGCTGGCCGTGCTGCCCGGTCCGGGCCTGCGGGCCTCCTGA
- the smpB gene encoding SsrA-binding protein SmpB, translating to MARENGRKLIASNKKARHDYDVLKTYEAGIVLAGTEVKSLREGRVSLVDAFAQEHDGEIMLHGLHIAEYGFGTWTNHAPRRTRKLLLHRVEIARILERLRDGGITLVPLSMYFADGWAKVELGLARGRRSYDKRQALAERDANREIAREMGRRLKGRTVGRRA from the coding sequence GTGGCCAGGGAGAACGGGCGCAAGCTGATCGCCTCGAACAAGAAGGCGCGGCACGACTACGACGTGCTCAAGACCTACGAGGCGGGCATCGTGCTGGCCGGCACCGAGGTGAAGTCGTTGCGCGAGGGTCGGGTGTCGCTGGTCGACGCGTTCGCCCAGGAGCACGACGGCGAGATCATGCTGCACGGCCTGCACATCGCCGAGTACGGCTTCGGCACCTGGACCAACCACGCGCCCCGCCGCACCCGCAAGCTGCTGCTGCACCGGGTGGAGATCGCCCGGATCCTGGAGCGGCTGCGCGACGGCGGGATCACGCTCGTGCCGCTGTCGATGTACTTCGCGGACGGCTGGGCCAAGGTCGAGCTGGGGCTGGCCCGGGGCCGCCGCTCGTACGACAAGCGCCAGGCGCTCGCCGAGCGCGACGCCAACCGGGAGATCGCCCGGGAGATGGGCCGCCGCCTCAAGGGCCGTACGGTCGGCCGCCGCGCCTGA
- the htpG gene encoding molecular chaperone HtpG, protein MSDRVETLEFQAEARQLLQLMVHSIYSNKDVFLRELISNASDALDKLRLTSLVDKDLSVDASDLHIEIEVDRDARTLTVRDNGIGMSRDEVVGLIGTIAKSGTAELLRTLRESKDAAADQDLIGQFGVGFYATFMVADRVTLLTRRAGETGGTRWESSGEGTYSVEAVDEAPQGTSVTLHLKPVDADDNLHDYTAERTIREIVKRYSDFIAWPIRMSVDVPGEDGAATREVQTLNSMKALWARSRDEVDEAEYKEFYRHVAHDWADPLETIHMRGEGTFEYEALLFLPSHAPLDLFAPQGRRGVQLYVKRVFIMDDCEALIPNYLRFVKGVVDAHDLSLNISREILQQDRQIRAVRRRLVKKVLGTLKDMSAESYRTFWTEFGPVVKEGLLEDPDNTEALLDLVRAASTHDPAEPTTLRAYVERMKDGQTEIYYATGENRATIENSPHLEAFRAKGYEVLILTDPVDEVWVERVGAYDGRTLRSVAKGQVDLETEEEKEKAEAERQEYADLLTFLGGALTDSVKEVRLSTRLTTSPACVVGDAHDMTPTLEKMYRAMGQEVPRVKRILELNPTHPLVTGLRKAHGEGGDTAALTETAELLYGMALLAEGGDLADPARFTRILADRLARGL, encoded by the coding sequence GTGAGCGACCGGGTCGAGACGCTGGAGTTCCAGGCCGAGGCGCGTCAGCTGCTGCAGCTGATGGTGCACTCGATCTACTCGAACAAGGACGTCTTCCTGCGCGAACTGATCTCGAACGCGTCCGACGCGCTGGACAAGCTGCGGCTGACGTCGCTGGTCGACAAGGACCTGTCGGTCGACGCGTCCGACCTGCACATCGAGATCGAGGTGGACAGGGACGCCCGCACGCTGACCGTGCGGGACAACGGCATCGGCATGTCCCGCGACGAGGTGGTCGGCCTGATCGGCACGATCGCCAAGTCCGGCACCGCCGAGCTGCTGCGTACGCTGCGCGAGTCCAAGGACGCCGCCGCCGACCAGGACCTGATCGGCCAGTTCGGGGTCGGCTTCTACGCCACCTTCATGGTCGCCGACCGGGTGACGCTGCTGACCCGGCGGGCCGGGGAGACCGGCGGCACCCGTTGGGAGTCCTCCGGCGAGGGCACCTACTCCGTGGAGGCGGTCGACGAGGCGCCGCAGGGCACCTCGGTCACCCTGCACCTCAAGCCGGTCGACGCCGACGACAACCTGCACGACTACACCGCCGAGCGGACCATCCGCGAGATCGTCAAGCGCTACTCCGACTTCATCGCCTGGCCGATCCGGATGAGCGTGGACGTCCCCGGCGAGGACGGCGCCGCCACCCGCGAGGTGCAGACGCTCAACTCGATGAAGGCGCTCTGGGCGCGCTCGCGCGACGAGGTGGACGAGGCCGAGTACAAGGAGTTCTACCGGCACGTCGCGCACGACTGGGCCGACCCCCTCGAGACCATCCACATGCGCGGCGAGGGCACGTTCGAGTACGAGGCGCTGCTCTTCCTGCCCTCGCACGCCCCGCTCGACCTGTTCGCCCCGCAGGGCCGTCGTGGCGTGCAGCTCTACGTCAAGCGCGTGTTCATCATGGACGACTGCGAGGCGCTGATCCCCAACTACCTGCGCTTCGTCAAGGGTGTGGTGGACGCGCACGACCTGTCGCTGAACATCTCCCGGGAGATCCTGCAGCAGGACCGGCAGATCCGCGCGGTGCGCCGGCGGCTGGTCAAGAAGGTGCTGGGCACGCTCAAGGACATGTCGGCCGAGTCGTACCGCACGTTCTGGACCGAGTTCGGGCCGGTGGTCAAGGAGGGTCTGCTGGAGGACCCGGACAACACCGAGGCGCTGCTGGACCTGGTCCGCGCGGCCAGCACCCACGACCCGGCCGAGCCGACCACGCTGCGCGCCTACGTGGAGCGGATGAAGGACGGCCAGACCGAGATCTACTACGCCACCGGCGAGAACCGGGCCACCATCGAGAACTCGCCGCACCTGGAGGCGTTCCGGGCCAAGGGTTACGAGGTGCTGATCCTCACCGACCCGGTGGACGAGGTGTGGGTCGAGCGGGTCGGCGCGTACGACGGGAGGACGCTGCGCTCGGTGGCCAAGGGCCAGGTCGACCTGGAGACCGAGGAGGAGAAGGAGAAGGCCGAGGCCGAGCGGCAGGAGTACGCCGACCTGCTCACCTTCCTCGGCGGCGCGCTCACCGACAGCGTCAAGGAGGTGCGGCTGTCCACCCGGCTGACCACCTCGCCGGCCTGCGTGGTGGGCGACGCGCACGACATGACGCCGACGCTGGAGAAGATGTACCGGGCGATGGGTCAGGAGGTGCCCCGGGTCAAGCGGATCCTGGAGCTGAACCCGACCCACCCGCTGGTCACCGGCCTGCGCAAGGCGCACGGCGAGGGTGGCGACACCGCCGCGCTGACCGAGACCGCCGAGCTGCTGTACGGCATGGCGCTGCTGGCCGAGGGTGGCGACCTCGCCGACCCGGCCCGCTTCACCCGGATCCTCGCCGACCGCCTCGCCCGCGGCCTGTAG
- a CDS encoding lysoplasmalogenase, with translation MRRSWLTLFGLVAAVELVGVALDSTALQWLAKPLLAPVLLAYLWQRRRRVDAVTVGLVAATAGDVALLVPGRAAFLLGMGFFLVAQLAFLTGFLRRGRPPTLAWVGYLLAWATGNALLWSALGPLRVPVLGYSLALCLMAAAATGVSARTAAGGALFLVSDLLIGVGAAGGDLPGAGLLVMGTYSAALLLITTGWAADHAAAGPARDPAPAPA, from the coding sequence GTGAGGCGCTCCTGGCTGACCCTGTTCGGGCTGGTCGCCGCGGTCGAGCTGGTCGGCGTCGCGCTCGACTCGACGGCGCTCCAGTGGCTGGCCAAGCCACTGCTGGCGCCGGTGCTGCTGGCGTACCTGTGGCAGCGGCGACGGCGGGTGGACGCGGTGACGGTCGGTCTGGTCGCCGCCACCGCCGGGGACGTGGCCCTGCTCGTGCCGGGCCGGGCCGCGTTCCTGCTCGGCATGGGGTTCTTCCTGGTGGCGCAGCTGGCGTTCCTCACCGGGTTCCTGCGGCGCGGACGCCCGCCGACCCTGGCGTGGGTGGGCTACCTGCTCGCCTGGGCGACCGGCAACGCCCTGCTGTGGAGCGCGTTGGGGCCGCTGCGGGTGCCCGTGCTCGGCTACAGCCTGGCCCTGTGCCTGATGGCCGCCGCCGCGACCGGCGTGTCCGCGCGGACCGCTGCCGGCGGCGCGTTGTTCCTCGTCTCCGACCTGCTGATCGGCGTCGGCGCGGCCGGCGGGGACCTGCCCGGCGCCGGCCTGCTGGTGATGGGCACCTACAGCGCCGCGCTGCTGCTGATCACCACCGGCTGGGCGGCCGACCACGCCGCCGCCGGCCCGGCCCGCGACCCGGCGCCGGCCCCGGCCTGA
- a CDS encoding SDR family oxidoreductase — protein MKIAGSTALVTGANRGFGRHLAAELVARGATVWAGARNPDSVDLPGVTPLRLDVTDPASVAAAAQRAGDVTLLVNNAGVSTGADLLDGDLDQIRLELETHYLGTLSVVRAFAPRIAANGGGTILNVMSALSWFTFPGVGAYGAAKAAEWSMTNALRVELADRGVRVAGLHVGYMDTDMAAAVTGPKADPAEVARMAADGIESDSYEILADDVARRVQAGLSGGVAALYPDLP, from the coding sequence ATGAAGATCGCTGGAAGCACCGCCCTGGTCACCGGCGCGAACCGCGGCTTCGGCCGGCACCTGGCCGCGGAACTCGTGGCGCGGGGCGCCACGGTCTGGGCCGGCGCGCGCAACCCGGACAGCGTCGACCTGCCCGGCGTCACCCCGCTACGCCTGGACGTCACCGACCCCGCCTCGGTGGCCGCCGCCGCGCAGCGCGCCGGCGACGTGACGCTGCTGGTCAACAACGCCGGCGTGAGCACCGGCGCCGACCTGCTCGACGGCGACCTCGACCAGATCCGGCTGGAGCTGGAGACGCACTACCTCGGCACGCTGTCGGTGGTGCGGGCGTTCGCGCCCCGGATCGCGGCGAACGGCGGCGGGACGATCCTGAACGTCATGTCGGCCCTGTCCTGGTTCACGTTCCCCGGCGTCGGCGCGTACGGGGCGGCGAAGGCCGCCGAGTGGTCGATGACCAACGCGCTGCGCGTCGAGCTCGCCGACCGGGGCGTCCGGGTCGCCGGCCTGCACGTCGGCTACATGGACACCGACATGGCCGCCGCCGTCACCGGACCCAAGGCCGACCCGGCCGAGGTCGCCCGGATGGCTGCCGACGGCATCGAGTCCGACAGCTACGAGATCCTGGCCGACGACGTCGCCCGCCGGGTCCAGGCCGGACTGTCCGGCGGCGTGGCCGCCCTCTACCCCGACCTCCCCTGA
- a CDS encoding NAD(P)-dependent oxidoreductase yields the protein MTRVAMLGLGGMGTPMAANLLGAGLDTVVWNRHPEPARALADRGAEVAADPADAVRRADVAVTMVTDAAVVRAIAVDQGMLAALPAGAVWAQMSTIGVAETGRLAELVAAERPDVTLVDAPVAGSRGPAEQGRLVVLASGPDQARERVAPVFDAVGQRTLWLGPTGAGSRLKLVNNLLLAFVNEGVAAAVALGDTLGLDRDTVREALGGSPLVSPWAAEKLGRIVRDEHDAQYALALALKDVELALREAPPGSFPAGEALAAEWRHAVDQGLGGDDLTVVTRVLGSGATRRP from the coding sequence ATGACACGGGTGGCGATGCTCGGCCTCGGCGGCATGGGGACGCCGATGGCGGCCAACCTGCTCGGCGCCGGCCTGGACACGGTGGTGTGGAACCGGCACCCGGAGCCGGCCCGTGCGCTCGCGGATCGGGGCGCCGAGGTGGCGGCCGATCCGGCCGACGCGGTCCGGCGGGCGGACGTGGCGGTGACCATGGTGACCGACGCCGCCGTGGTCCGCGCGATCGCCGTCGACCAGGGCATGCTCGCCGCGCTGCCGGCCGGGGCGGTCTGGGCGCAGATGAGCACCATCGGGGTCGCCGAGACCGGACGGCTGGCCGAGCTGGTCGCCGCCGAGCGCCCCGACGTCACGCTGGTCGACGCGCCGGTGGCCGGCAGTCGGGGCCCGGCCGAGCAGGGCAGGCTCGTGGTGCTCGCCTCCGGGCCGGACCAGGCCCGCGAGCGGGTCGCGCCGGTCTTCGACGCGGTCGGGCAGCGGACGCTGTGGCTCGGGCCGACCGGCGCCGGCTCGCGGCTCAAACTCGTCAACAACCTGCTGCTCGCGTTCGTCAACGAGGGCGTCGCCGCGGCGGTCGCCCTCGGCGACACGCTCGGCCTCGACCGCGACACCGTACGGGAGGCGCTGGGCGGCAGCCCGCTGGTGTCGCCGTGGGCGGCCGAGAAGCTGGGCCGGATCGTCCGCGACGAGCACGACGCGCAGTACGCGCTCGCGCTGGCGCTCAAGGACGTCGAGCTGGCGCTGCGGGAGGCGCCGCCGGGCAGCTTCCCGGCCGGCGAGGCGCTGGCCGCCGAGTGGCGGCACGCGGTGGACCAGGGCCTCGGCGGCGACGACCTGACCGTGGTGACCCGGGTGCTCGGATCCGGCGCGACCCGCCGACCTTAA